TGAAGGATCTGGCCGGCGATGGTCGCCTGAATATTATCGCAGGCTTTTCCGGCGGGGGAGAGGATGTACAGAAAGGTCTAACCATCTATTCGTATGATGGCGAGAAGGTGGACAATCTGCTGACCCTGCCGTACAGTAATTTCCTAATTGATGACCTTAATCAGGATGGTCAACTGGATATTACAGTCGTGAACTTGAAGCGGGAACAGAATGCAACTGTAACTACTTATCAACTTGATGGAACATCGTTCAAGGAACTGGATCAAATCCAATTGGATGACGCAGTTGAGGAATATTACAACACGGTGAGTGGCAACATTACACCGAAGCTGAGGGGAATTATTCTGGACGCTTCATTCGGGGCCCATTATGCATATTCTCATATGCTTGTGATGAAGAATGGCAAATTTGAGGATCTGGTACCATCCCAGGATTTCACTTTCAAGAACTATCCGGTATACAGTGGCGACGTGGATGGTGATGGCATTCTAGAGGTGGCACGGTCGGAGAAGCCGATTGGCTGGGAGGAACCCCCATATGACATGCCGCTCTTCTCTTACTATCAATGGGATGAGGGCGTCGGCTGGAAGTTCGTCAAGCAGCAGTATATGGACCCTTCAGGTCGATTCTATTTCAACTTCCCGAAGGAATGGACCAATAACGTAACGATCGATCCGAAGTCCAATCCGGATGAACATCTATGGTTCGTCAAGGTGGATAGCGGGGAGACTGTGGCGGAAATACGCTTCTTCTCACTATCTGAGTGGGAGAACTATAAGGATCAATGGGAGCTGCTGGCCTGGGATTATGACAAGGTTATCGGTTTTTATAGTAAGTCGAACATGAAGGTGAATAAGGGCGAACAGGAAATTAAGCGATAGAGGCTGTTTATGATAGAGGGAGGAGACGCGAAGTGAGCAAAGTTTTGATATTGGAAGATGAAGAATCGATCCGCAGTTTTATCGTGATTAACTTGAAGCGGAACGGCTTCGAAGTGTTGGAGGCTGGAGACGGGCACGAGGCGCTTGCGAAGCTGCAGAGCGTGCCGGATATCGATATTGCATTGCTTGATGTGATGGTTCCAGGTATCGATGGCTTTGAGGTGTGTCGCAGAATCCGTGAGACGAACGAGCGGATCGGGATTATTTTTCTGACAGCAAAAGTACAGGAACAGGATAAGGTTTATGCACTGTCCGTCGGAGCGGATGATCATGTAAGCAAGCCGTTCAGTCCGACAGAACTGATCGCCCGCATCCATTCCCTGCTGCGAAGAGTTAACGTATACCGGGAGAGCAGCACCAAAGTTACATTTACTTCCGGGCCATTCACGCTGGATCTGATCTCTAAGCAGTTCAAGCGTGGTGGCCAATTGATAGAACTAACACCAACCGAATTTTCACTGGTACAATATTTCCTGGAGAACGAGAACTCCCCGCTAAGCCGCGATCAATTGCTTGATCATGTGTGGGGAAAAGAATATATGGGCGATCCGAAAATTGTTGACGTCAATATCCGTCGGCTTCGCCAGAAGATCGAGAATAATCCTTCCGAGCCGATGTTCCTCCAGACTGTGTGGGGATTTGGCTATAAATGGAAGGGCGAGGGACAATGATCAAGAAGGGTATCGGACGACAAATCGTAATGCATTATTTTATCGTCGTATTCGTAACTCTGTTCATGGTTGAACTGATCTTCTCATTGGCCATTCGCATGTACTATTACGATACGATCTATAACCATATGTCGAACCATACGACATGGGCGTCCGATTATTTTCAGAAATTCGTAAAGCTGAATGCAGATAATGATCCGCATTATTTTACGGAAATGCTTGATGCCTTTGAATTGAAGGACACAGAGCTTCTGATTCTGAACCGGAAAGGCAATGTCAAGGCAAGCAGTAATCCGTTCCAGGATGAGAAGGCAATCCAGACGAGTGACGTGCTGCAGGCAGCTTCGGGTAGTGTCGGTAAATGGATCGGCAGGCAGCCGTCAACGGGGGAAATGGTCATGGCCGTATCCTCACCGCTTCAGGTACGAGGGGAGAATGCCTACATCGTCCGTTATGTAACTTCGCTTGAGGCGGTTAATTCCAAAATGATGAATCTAACCCTGCTATCCTCAGCGGTATGCGTTGCTGTACTGGCACTCGTTACCTTGTTCAGTATCGGGCTCGCTAATTCGATCGTGAAGCCGATCAATAACATAAGGGCTGTATCCGCCCAGTTAGCGAAGGGGAAATTCGATACGCGTATTGAGGGCGAGTATAGATATGAATTAGGCGAGTTGGCTTCCACGCTGAACTATATGGCTCAGGAGATCGTTCGCAGCAACCAGATCAAGGATGATTTTATCTCGTCCATCTCCCATGAACTTCGTACTCCATTAACGGGCATCAAGGGTTGGAGCGAGACACTAACCTCTGGCGGTTTCGATCCGGATGAGACGAAGATCGGAATGAATATTATCTCCAAGGAGACCGATCGGCTGATCGGACTGGTTGAAGAGATGCTGGACTTCTCCAAGCTGCAGCAGAACGAGATGAAGCTTGTGATCGGTCGTGTCAAGCTGCAGGAATTGCTGAAGGAGATTATGCTGAACGTATGGGCGAAGGCGGAGAAGAAGCAAATCCAGATCAAGCTTGATGATCAAATGGATAAGCCGATTACGGTTATCGGCGATGCCAATCGATTGAAGCAAGTCTTCCTGAATCTGGTTGATAATGCGATTAAGTTCTCGCATGAGAATAGCTGGATTCATCTCGTCATCAATCCAATCTCAGCCGAGCAGGTTCAGATCGAAGTTGTTGATAGCGGGATAGGAATCAGCGAGGAAAATCTGAGCAGAGTCCGAGATCGCTTCTTCCAGGTAAATCATCAAGGCGGCGGAACCGGGCTTGGACTGGCGATCAGCCAGCAGCTCGTTGAACTGCACCATGGTAAAATGGATATCCGTAGTGAGCTTGGTGCTGGTACCACTGTATCTGTCACTTTGCCGATGCCTATTCATGATCCTGAGAACCGGGACGAAGAGGTAGAGCAAATGAACAGTGAGGATCAGAATTAAATATGTTGTTACATCATGAAGGGACTCTCTAAGAATGCTGTACTTTAGAGAGTCCCTTTAATGTATGTTCAAAAGTTCGGTATTCAGCACCGAAGCTTATGCTCCCGATGTGCGTTTTTTCAAAAAAGCTCAGTTGGATGAAGCTAGGGTCTGGGGAGCGCTAAGAAGGCATGCCTTCTGCTCGAAGCCGCGGCGTCTTCTCATAGACTTCCATAAGCAGTCTTGTTGGCTGTGGAATAAGCGCAGGTTTGGCAGTAACGGTCTCGCCGGGACCGACAACCATAATATCGCCTAAGGCCCCTTTGATCATCGCGCCATCCTTAATGACCGCGCCTTCACCGATAATGGCCTTCTCGATCCAGACATTGCGGCCGATCTTGGCACCAGGCATAATGACGCTGTCTTTAATCTTGGTATATCGGCCGATACTCGCCTCACCAAACACAACGGATTGCTCAATCTGCCCTTCCAGTTCGCAACTATGATGTACCAGCGAGTTGCTGATTTGTGTATTACGGGACAGAAGGGACGGAGCACCTGGCAGTCCTTGGGTGAACATCGGCCAGGCCTTATTATTTGTTAGTTTCCAATCTGCGTTCTCGGCCAGTAAATCCATATGTGCTTCCCACAGACTTTGAACCGTGCCTACATCACGCCAATACCCCTTAAATTCATAGACATGCAGCGGCTCTTTGCCAGCCAGCATTTTCGGAATCAAATCTTTGCCAAAGTCATGGCTGCTTCCTACATCCTCTGCATCCTTGATCAAATGTTGCTTCAGAAAGTCCCAATTGAATAAATAAATCCCCATAGAGGCTAGATTGCTGGTCGGATGCTTTGGCTTCTCCGCGAACTCCGTAATTCTATTACGTTGGTCGGTGCACATTACCCCGAAGCGATGTGCTTCCTCCCATGGAACGGGCATGACGGAAATGGTCGCGGTTGCGTTCACAGACAAGTGATAATCAAGCAGCTTGCGGTAATCCATATGATAAATATGGTCGCCCGACAGAATCAGTACCTGATCCGGCTTGAATCGATCCACATACTCGATATTTTTGAATATTGCATCTGCTGTTCCGGCATACTCCTGCACACCGGCGTTATAAGATGGCAGTAGAGAAATACCGCCATGCTCATGCTTCGGGAGGTTCCATGCTTTACCTTCGCCAATATGTTCGTGAAGCGATTCTGCCTCGTATTGAGTAAGTACGCCAATGGTATCGATCCCTGAGTTGACGCAGTTGCTGAGAGGAAAATCGATGATCCGGTAATGGCCGCCGAACGGTACGGCGGGTTTAGCAAGTTTGGAAGTGATCGGGGATAATCTGCGACCTTCACCTCCAGCCAGCAGCATTGCAATACAATTTTTTTTATTCACTTCGTTTTTTCCCTCCCGTGTGGTTTGGACTGTGTTGTTCTTACATACACTAGATATGAATGATGTCGTTGAAATTAAAGGTATGGAAATTATCAGAAATTATTACAAAGAAATTTGTAAAAGAGCATTTTAACTTTCAATATCGGGAGTTAACACAAAAATTATGGATAAATACGTGGTTCAAGCGGTTCAGGCTGTTTATTAGCCTCTATAAAATTATTTGGAGAAGCAGGTGATTATACATTGTCCGAACGAACAGATATGATTTCCAAAGATGATATTTATTTATTTCATGAAGGAACACTGTACCGCAGCTATTTAACCCTAGGTTCGCATCTGGCAGTAGAGGACGGTCAGTCCGGTGTTCGATTTACCGTATGGGCGCCCCACGCGCGGCAAGTATCCATTGCCTCGGATTGGAACCGGTGGAGCGGGGAGAATGATTTATTATATAAGATACCCGATTCGGGATTTTGGACTCGTTTTTTTCCGGATGTAGAGGAAGGAATTTTTTACAAGTATGAAATTACTGGCCAAGATGGTGTCAAAAGTTTGAAGGCCGACCCGTATGCAACCTATGCGGAGGTTCGTCCAGCTACAGCGTCCATTGTCAAATCGATAACGGGCTACACATGGCATGATGAGAATTGGCAGCGTAGCCGCAGAGCGTTGTACCACAGGCCGCTGAACATATATGAACTGCATTTCGGAACATGGCGGCAAAGGAAGGACGGCAGTTTCTATACATACCGTGAGATGACAGACATCCTAATTCCTTATGTTGTAAAAATGGGGTATACGCATATCGAGTTAATGCCACTGGCCGAGTATCCTTATGACCTATCCTGGGGATATCAGATAACTGGCTATTATGCTCCAACAAGCCGTTATGGCAAACCTGAGGACTTGATGTACTTCGTGGATCGCTGCCATCAGGCTGAGATCGGTGTCTTGCTCGATTGGGTGCCGGGTCATTTCACTAAGGATGCGCACGGTCTACGGCGGTTCGACGGTACGGCTCTGTTCGAATATGAGGACGAGGCCAAAGCCGAAAAGACAGGATGGGGGACGCTGAGCTTCGATTTCGGCAAGCCGGAGGTCAGATCCTTTCTTATATCGAATGCTTTGTTCTGGATGGATATGTATCACTTCGACGGCCTGCGGGTCGATGCTGTAACCAGTATGCTGCGCCTAGATTTTGAGAAGCCGTCGGGCCAGCATCCTCTGAATGAGTTCGGGAGTGTGGAGAATCTGGAGGCGATTGAATTCCTGAAGCAGTTAAACCAGGTCATCTTCAAGTATTACCCCTATGCTTTGATGATGGCGGAGGAATCCAGCTCCTGGCCCGGGGTTACAGACCCCGTGGATATAGGCGGGCTTGGCTTCAATTATAAATGGAATATGGGCTGGATGAACGATACGCTCGGTTATATGGAAACTGACTTTGAAGAGCGGCCAAAGAATCATCATTTGCTTACTTTTCCGATCTGGTATGCCTTTACGGATAATTACACACTGCCCTTATCTCATGATGAGGTGGTGCATGGCAAGAAGTCCTTGCTTAGTAAAATGCCAGGAAGCTATGAGCAGAAGTTCGCCGGGTTACGAATATTGCTCGGTTATCTGATGACATCGCCGGGGAAGAAGCTGCTGTTCATGGGCGCGGAATTCGGTCAGTTCATTGAATGGAGAGATCAGGCAGAGCTGGACTGGCTGCTGTTGGATTACGAAATGCATCGCAAAATGCTGGAATATACCCGCTCGTTGAATCATTTCTATTTAAGAGAGCCTGCCTTGTGGGAGAATGATCATAACGGTAGCGGTTATCAGTGGATTAATCCGCATGATCGTACGCAAAGCGTCATCTGCTACTTGCGCAAGGGCAAGCGGATCGAGGACACGCTGCTTATCGTTATTAACTTTCAACCTGTTGAACGGGAGCATTATCAAATCGGTGTACCACAATATGGAGCATACGTAGAGATGTTCAACAGCAATTTGAAGGCTTATGGCGGCGCAGAACAGATTCGCATTGCCCCGCTGCATAGTGAGCCGAAGCGTTGGCATGATTGCCCGTATAGCTTGGAACTGGCGCTTCCACCGCTTAGCTTCATCGTTCTGAAGCCAGCGATTAGAACCGGGCGGAGGGTGAGACCTCGCTTATCGAAGAAGACCAAACCAGGCACTAAATCACCAAGGAGGAAGCATATATGAAAATATTGTTCACTGCTGCCGAGGTCGTCCCTTTCATTAAGACAGGTGGATTGGCTGATGTGATCGGTGCACTCCCAAAGGCGCTGCAAGAGGCAGGTCATGATGTGAGAGTTGTGCTACCTAAATATAAGGACATCCCGTCCTGCTTTACAGACCAGATGACGCATCTGGGTGCGATGGAAGTGCCTGTCGGATGGCGCAGGCAGTATGGCGGCATCGAGTATTTAATTCATGAAGGAATGCCTGTATATTTTATCGATAATGAATATTACTTCAGCCGGGATGGTGTCTACGGTTACCCGGATGATGGAGAACGCTTCGCCTTTCTGAACCGGGCCGTGCTTGATATGCTTCCGCTGATTGAATTTTTGCCAGATATTCTCCATTGTCATGATTGGCATACAGCGATGATTCCGCTGCTTCTTAAGGAGCATTATCAGACCAATAAGGCTTATGGTTACATCCGTACTGTATATACAATCCACAATTTGCTGTACCAGGGCATCTTCCCACGGGAAGTGCTAGGCGATTTACTTGGTTTGCCGGAGTATTATTTTACGGCGGACGCGGTCGAATATTATGGCAATGTGAGCTTTATGAAAGCAGGACTAGTATTTGCCGATCATGTTACGACGGTGAGCCCTACCTATGCTGCAGAAATCCGCACCCCTTACTATGGCTATGGAATGGAAGGATTACTGCGTTCGCTTGGGGATCGCTTGTCAGGGATTGTAAATGGTATTGATGCGAAGCTGTATAATCCGTTGACGGATGAGGATATATACGTCAAATACCGCAGCAGCCTGGCGAAGAAAAGGCAAAATAAGCTGGCGCTGCAGCAGGAATTGGGACTTCCTGAGCAAGCATCCATCCCGCTGATCGGCATGGTGACACGGTTGGTTGAGCCGAAGGGCCTTGATTTAATGACGCGTATTCTGGATGAATGGCTTAACGAGGACGATGTTCAGTTCGTATTACTTGGTACCGGGGATAACAGCTATGAGGAATGGTTCAGGGAAGCGGCCCGGCGCTATCCCCAGAAGCTATCAGCGCAGATTCTGTTCAGCGATCGGCTATCACGCCGGATTTATGCTGGCAGCGATCTGTTTCTGATGCCTTCACGCTTTGAACCCTGTGGAATCAGCCAGCTATTGGCCTTACGCTATGGAAGCATTCCCGTCGTGCGGGAGACGGGAGGGCTCAATGATACAGTGCATGCCTACAACGAATATACGGAGGAGGGGAAC
The window above is part of the Paenibacillus lutimineralis genome. Proteins encoded here:
- a CDS encoding response regulator transcription factor; this translates as MSKVLILEDEESIRSFIVINLKRNGFEVLEAGDGHEALAKLQSVPDIDIALLDVMVPGIDGFEVCRRIRETNERIGIIFLTAKVQEQDKVYALSVGADDHVSKPFSPTELIARIHSLLRRVNVYRESSTKVTFTSGPFTLDLISKQFKRGGQLIELTPTEFSLVQYFLENENSPLSRDQLLDHVWGKEYMGDPKIVDVNIRRLRQKIENNPSEPMFLQTVWGFGYKWKGEGQ
- a CDS encoding sensor histidine kinase; translated protein: MIKKGIGRQIVMHYFIVVFVTLFMVELIFSLAIRMYYYDTIYNHMSNHTTWASDYFQKFVKLNADNDPHYFTEMLDAFELKDTELLILNRKGNVKASSNPFQDEKAIQTSDVLQAASGSVGKWIGRQPSTGEMVMAVSSPLQVRGENAYIVRYVTSLEAVNSKMMNLTLLSSAVCVAVLALVTLFSIGLANSIVKPINNIRAVSAQLAKGKFDTRIEGEYRYELGELASTLNYMAQEIVRSNQIKDDFISSISHELRTPLTGIKGWSETLTSGGFDPDETKIGMNIISKETDRLIGLVEEMLDFSKLQQNEMKLVIGRVKLQELLKEIMLNVWAKAEKKQIQIKLDDQMDKPITVIGDANRLKQVFLNLVDNAIKFSHENSWIHLVINPISAEQVQIEVVDSGIGISEENLSRVRDRFFQVNHQGGGTGLGLAISQQLVELHHGKMDIRSELGAGTTVSVTLPMPIHDPENRDEEVEQMNSEDQN
- a CDS encoding glucose-1-phosphate adenylyltransferase: MNKKNCIAMLLAGGEGRRLSPITSKLAKPAVPFGGHYRIIDFPLSNCVNSGIDTIGVLTQYEAESLHEHIGEGKAWNLPKHEHGGISLLPSYNAGVQEYAGTADAIFKNIEYVDRFKPDQVLILSGDHIYHMDYRKLLDYHLSVNATATISVMPVPWEEAHRFGVMCTDQRNRITEFAEKPKHPTSNLASMGIYLFNWDFLKQHLIKDAEDVGSSHDFGKDLIPKMLAGKEPLHVYEFKGYWRDVGTVQSLWEAHMDLLAENADWKLTNNKAWPMFTQGLPGAPSLLSRNTQISNSLVHHSCELEGQIEQSVVFGEASIGRYTKIKDSVIMPGAKIGRNVWIEKAIIGEGAVIKDGAMIKGALGDIMVVGPGETVTAKPALIPQPTRLLMEVYEKTPRLRAEGMPS
- the glgB gene encoding 1,4-alpha-glucan branching protein GlgB, with amino-acid sequence MISKDDIYLFHEGTLYRSYLTLGSHLAVEDGQSGVRFTVWAPHARQVSIASDWNRWSGENDLLYKIPDSGFWTRFFPDVEEGIFYKYEITGQDGVKSLKADPYATYAEVRPATASIVKSITGYTWHDENWQRSRRALYHRPLNIYELHFGTWRQRKDGSFYTYREMTDILIPYVVKMGYTHIELMPLAEYPYDLSWGYQITGYYAPTSRYGKPEDLMYFVDRCHQAEIGVLLDWVPGHFTKDAHGLRRFDGTALFEYEDEAKAEKTGWGTLSFDFGKPEVRSFLISNALFWMDMYHFDGLRVDAVTSMLRLDFEKPSGQHPLNEFGSVENLEAIEFLKQLNQVIFKYYPYALMMAEESSSWPGVTDPVDIGGLGFNYKWNMGWMNDTLGYMETDFEERPKNHHLLTFPIWYAFTDNYTLPLSHDEVVHGKKSLLSKMPGSYEQKFAGLRILLGYLMTSPGKKLLFMGAEFGQFIEWRDQAELDWLLLDYEMHRKMLEYTRSLNHFYLREPALWENDHNGSGYQWINPHDRTQSVICYLRKGKRIEDTLLIVINFQPVEREHYQIGVPQYGAYVEMFNSNLKAYGGAEQIRIAPLHSEPKRWHDCPYSLELALPPLSFIVLKPAIRTGRRVRPRLSKKTKPGTKSPRRKHI
- the glgA gene encoding glycogen synthase GlgA, whose amino-acid sequence is MKILFTAAEVVPFIKTGGLADVIGALPKALQEAGHDVRVVLPKYKDIPSCFTDQMTHLGAMEVPVGWRRQYGGIEYLIHEGMPVYFIDNEYYFSRDGVYGYPDDGERFAFLNRAVLDMLPLIEFLPDILHCHDWHTAMIPLLLKEHYQTNKAYGYIRTVYTIHNLLYQGIFPREVLGDLLGLPEYYFTADAVEYYGNVSFMKAGLVFADHVTTVSPTYAAEIRTPYYGYGMEGLLRSLGDRLSGIVNGIDAKLYNPLTDEDIYVKYRSSLAKKRQNKLALQQELGLPEQASIPLIGMVTRLVEPKGLDLMTRILDEWLNEDDVQFVLLGTGDNSYEEWFREAARRYPQKLSAQILFSDRLSRRIYAGSDLFLMPSRFEPCGISQLLALRYGSIPVVRETGGLNDTVHAYNEYTEEGNGFTFHDFNAHDLLYTLRRAVSFYEQAEIWESLVKTAMSGDYSWQQSARQYSEIYARLKTV